One Oncorhynchus kisutch isolate 150728-3 linkage group LG11, Okis_V2, whole genome shotgun sequence genomic region harbors:
- the mnx1 gene encoding motor neuron and pancreas homeobox protein 1 isoform X1 has translation MWSFTVHTLTEIKTLRGGTTTTLQHRFDRQLTVQRLQTTGTLVQMEKSTNFRIDALLAVDPPKVQTSPLALVTSLSSSSISSSGSVQASELNADSLRTETPSPPRISSCGLIPKPGFLNSPHSIVGLHPQSSAGIPPQALYGHPMYTYSLGQHPALSYSYPHGSHHHHPSDSLKLSAGTFQLDHWLRVSTAGMMLPKMPDFNCEYSQAQSNLLGKCRRPRTAFTSQQLLELEHQFKLNKYLSRPKRFEVATSLMLTETQVKIWFQNRRMKWKRSKKAKEQAAQEAENKKNNKNGQEKSDGQEKTDYQKTGSAKSNRIRDFGDSDDDDGGNFLYNSSDCSSDDERNHTSDISPQP, from the exons ATGTGGAGTTTCACCGTTCACACTTTAACCGAGATCAAAACTTTGAGAGGTGGAACAACAACGACACTTCAACATCGTTTTGATAGGCAACTAACTGTTCAACGTCTGCAAACGACGGGGACACTGGTTCAAATGGAGAAATCTACAAATTTCCGCATCGATGCGCTTCTCGCTGTTGACCCGCCGAAGGTGCAGACATCTCCGCTTGCGCTTGTGACTTCTTTATCCTCCTCTTCCATTTCATCGTCCGGAAGTGTACAAGCCTCAGAATTGAATGCCGACTCTTTAAGGACTGAGACTCCGTCTCCACCGAGGATTTCCTCCTGTGGTTTGATTCCTAAACCGGGCTTCTTGAACAGTCCCCACAGTATTGTTGGATTACATCCACAGAGTAGCGCAGGGATCCCTCCCCAGGCTCTCTACGGCCACCCCATGTATACCTACTCCCTCGGGCAGCACCCTGCCCTGTCCTATTCATATCCTCATGGGTCCCATCACCACCATCCCAGTGACTCCCTCAAACTGTCTGCCGGGACCTTTCAGCTCGACCACTGGCTGCGAGTCTCCACAGCGGGAATGATGCTACCCAAAATGCCCGATTTTAACTGTGAGTATT CTCAGGCCCAATCAAACTTGCTTGGAAAGTGCAGAAGACCAAGGACTGCATTCACAAGTCAGCAGCTCCTGGAGCTGGAGCATCAATTCAAACTAAATAAGTATCTGTCGCGACCAAAGCGCTTTGAAGTGGCTACATCCTTGATGCTGACGGAAACGCAG GTGAAAATTTGGTTCCAGAACAGGCGGATGAAGTGGAAACGGAGCAAGAAGGCCAAAGAGCAAGCCGCGCAGGAGGCAGAGAataagaaaaacaacaaaaacggCCAGGAGAAATCTGACGGACAGGAAAAAACGGATTATCAAAAGACTGGTTCTGCAAAAAGTAACAGAATAAGAGACTTCGGGGACAGTGACGATGATGACGGTGGCAACTTCCTGTACAACTCATCGGATTGCTCTTCAGACGACGAGAGAAACCACACCAGTGATATAAGTCCACAACCTTGA
- the mnx1 gene encoding motor neuron and pancreas homeobox protein 1 isoform X2: MWSFTVHTLTEIKTLRGGTTTTLQHRFDRQLTVQRLQTTGTLVQMEKSTNFRIDALLAVDPPKVQTSPLALVTSLSSSSISSSGSVQASELNADSLRTETPSPPRISSCGLIPKPGFLNSPHSIVGLHPQSSAGIPPQALYGHPMYTYSLGQHPALSYSYPHGSHHHHPSDSLKLSAGTFQLDHWLRVSTAGMMLPKMPDFNSQAQSNLLGKCRRPRTAFTSQQLLELEHQFKLNKYLSRPKRFEVATSLMLTETQVKIWFQNRRMKWKRSKKAKEQAAQEAENKKNNKNGQEKSDGQEKTDYQKTGSAKSNRIRDFGDSDDDDGGNFLYNSSDCSSDDERNHTSDISPQP; the protein is encoded by the exons ATGTGGAGTTTCACCGTTCACACTTTAACCGAGATCAAAACTTTGAGAGGTGGAACAACAACGACACTTCAACATCGTTTTGATAGGCAACTAACTGTTCAACGTCTGCAAACGACGGGGACACTGGTTCAAATGGAGAAATCTACAAATTTCCGCATCGATGCGCTTCTCGCTGTTGACCCGCCGAAGGTGCAGACATCTCCGCTTGCGCTTGTGACTTCTTTATCCTCCTCTTCCATTTCATCGTCCGGAAGTGTACAAGCCTCAGAATTGAATGCCGACTCTTTAAGGACTGAGACTCCGTCTCCACCGAGGATTTCCTCCTGTGGTTTGATTCCTAAACCGGGCTTCTTGAACAGTCCCCACAGTATTGTTGGATTACATCCACAGAGTAGCGCAGGGATCCCTCCCCAGGCTCTCTACGGCCACCCCATGTATACCTACTCCCTCGGGCAGCACCCTGCCCTGTCCTATTCATATCCTCATGGGTCCCATCACCACCATCCCAGTGACTCCCTCAAACTGTCTGCCGGGACCTTTCAGCTCGACCACTGGCTGCGAGTCTCCACAGCGGGAATGATGCTACCCAAAATGCCCGATTTTAACT CTCAGGCCCAATCAAACTTGCTTGGAAAGTGCAGAAGACCAAGGACTGCATTCACAAGTCAGCAGCTCCTGGAGCTGGAGCATCAATTCAAACTAAATAAGTATCTGTCGCGACCAAAGCGCTTTGAAGTGGCTACATCCTTGATGCTGACGGAAACGCAG GTGAAAATTTGGTTCCAGAACAGGCGGATGAAGTGGAAACGGAGCAAGAAGGCCAAAGAGCAAGCCGCGCAGGAGGCAGAGAataagaaaaacaacaaaaacggCCAGGAGAAATCTGACGGACAGGAAAAAACGGATTATCAAAAGACTGGTTCTGCAAAAAGTAACAGAATAAGAGACTTCGGGGACAGTGACGATGATGACGGTGGCAACTTCCTGTACAACTCATCGGATTGCTCTTCAGACGACGAGAGAAACCACACCAGTGATATAAGTCCACAACCTTGA